The following coding sequences lie in one Lolium perenne isolate Kyuss_39 chromosome 2, Kyuss_2.0, whole genome shotgun sequence genomic window:
- the LOC127322049 gene encoding protein LIFEGUARD 2, producing the protein MFGYQKGVDIEAGTSAGAGAAPTRGLYPGMTESPELRWALIRKIYVILSLQLLLTAVVAAVVVKVRAIPHFFVSTNAGFGLYIFLIIFPFIVLCPLYFYRQKHPVNLLLLAIFTIAISFAVGMTCAFTSGKVILEAAILTTAVVFSLTAYTFWAARRGQDFSFLGPFLFASLIMLLVFGFIQILFPLGKLSHMIYGALAALIFSGYIVYDTDNIIKRFTYDEYVWAAVSLYLDVINLFLALLTLFRAGD; encoded by the exons ATGTTCGGCTACCAGAAGGGCGTCGACATCGAGGCGGGGACCTCCGCCGGGGCCGGCGCCGCGCCCACGCGGGGGCTCTACCCGGGGATGACCGAGAGCCCCGAGCTGCGCTGGGCGCTCATCCGCAAGATCTACGTCATCCTCTCGCTGCAGCTCCTCCtcaccgccgtcgtcgccgcggtAGTCGTCAAGGTCCGCGCCATCCCCCACTTCTTCGTCTCCACCAACGCCGGATTCGGCCTCTACATCTTCCTCATCATATTCCCATTCATCG TGCTCTGCCCGCTCTACTTCTACCGCCAGAAGCACCCAGTCAACCTGCTGCTGCTCGCCATCTTCACCATCGCCATCAGCTTCGCCGTCGGCATGACATGTGCCTTCACTAGCG GCAAGGTCATTCTGGAGGCTGCAATTCTCACCACAGCGGTTGTCTTCAGCCTCACTGCTTACACATTCTGGGCTGCAAGGAGGGGCCAGGACTTCAGCTTCCTTGGTCCTTTCCTGTTTGCTTCACTCATAATGTTGCTCGTGTTTGGGTTCATTCAG ATCCTCTTCCCGCTAGGCAAGCTCTCTCACATGATATACGGTGCGCTGGCGGCGCTCATCTTCAGTGGCTACATCGTCTACGACACGGACAACATCATCAAGCGCTTCACGTACGACGAGTATGTCTGGGCTGCTGTCTCACTCTACCTCGATGTCATCAACCTGTTCCTGGCCCTGCTGACCCTGTTCAGGGCAGGCGACTAA